Proteins from a single region of Allofrancisella inopinata:
- the lgt gene encoding prolipoprotein diacylglyceryl transferase produces MLQYPHIDPVALQLGPIKIHWYGLMYLIGILAGWFLLKYRAKRKPWSPVKPEQVGDLTFYIALGVILGGRIGYIVFYNLLFYIHNPLNMFSLWDGGMSFHGGFIGVLIVFGIYAKKYNINFFDLGEFVAPVIPIGLGAGRIGNFINGELWGRVTDSSIGMIFPTGGPLPRYPSQLFEFLLEGVVLFSILWIVTIKKRPRYLVLGLFMFLYGSARFICEFFRQPDPQYGYIFFNWVTMGQILSAPMVLLGAIILIAVFVKTKGKKHA; encoded by the coding sequence ATGTTACAATACCCACATATAGACCCTGTCGCCCTACAGTTAGGACCAATTAAAATTCATTGGTATGGGTTGATGTACCTAATTGGCATTCTTGCTGGTTGGTTTCTACTTAAGTATAGAGCTAAAAGAAAACCTTGGTCTCCAGTTAAACCTGAGCAAGTTGGAGATTTAACCTTCTATATAGCTCTTGGTGTTATTTTAGGTGGGAGAATTGGTTATATAGTTTTCTATAATCTCTTATTTTATATACATAACCCTCTAAACATGTTTTCTTTATGGGATGGTGGTATGTCATTCCATGGTGGCTTTATTGGTGTATTAATTGTTTTTGGTATATATGCAAAAAAGTATAACATCAATTTTTTTGACCTTGGTGAATTTGTTGCTCCAGTTATACCAATAGGTCTAGGTGCCGGTAGAATAGGTAATTTTATCAATGGTGAGCTTTGGGGAAGAGTTACTGATTCTTCTATAGGCATGATTTTCCCAACCGGGGGTCCTCTACCAAGATACCCTTCTCAACTTTTTGAGTTTTTGTTAGAAGGTGTGGTTCTTTTTAGTATCCTTTGGATTGTAACTATAAAAAAACGTCCTAGATATTTGGTACTAGGTTTATTTATGTTTTTATATGGATCTGCTAGGTTTATTTGTGAATTTTTCAGACAACCAGACCCACAGTATGGTTATATCTTCTTTAATTGGGTAACTATGGGGCAAATATTATCTGCACCTATGGTTTTATTAGGAGCAATAATCTTAATCGCTGTGTTTGTTAAAACTAAAGGTAAAAAACATGCGTGA
- a CDS encoding thymidylate synthase, whose product MREYLNFLKHIKENGTDKGDRTGTGTKSIFGFQMRFDLQKGFPLVTTKKIHLPSVIHELLWFISGDTNVKYLNENKVRIWNEWATENGELGPIYGKQWRDFNGQGVDQIAEVIELLKTNPNSRRILVSAWNPCVVPTEKLSPQENVEIGNSALPPCHAMFQFYVADNKLSCMLTQRSADAFLGVPFNIASYSLLTHMVAQQCDLDVGEFIWSGGDCHIYNNHIDQVNEQLNRTPLELPALKILRRPDSIFDYKYDDFEFVNYNYHPAIKAKISI is encoded by the coding sequence ATGCGTGAATATCTAAATTTCCTTAAGCATATCAAAGAAAATGGTACAGATAAGGGAGATAGAACTGGTACTGGTACAAAAAGCATTTTCGGGTTTCAGATGCGCTTTGATTTACAAAAAGGTTTTCCCCTTGTAACTACTAAAAAGATTCATCTACCAAGTGTTATTCATGAATTATTATGGTTTATAAGTGGTGATACAAACGTTAAATACCTTAATGAAAACAAAGTAAGAATATGGAATGAATGGGCAACTGAAAATGGTGAGCTAGGTCCAATATATGGTAAGCAATGGCGTGATTTTAATGGTCAAGGAGTTGACCAAATTGCTGAAGTTATAGAGCTTTTAAAAACTAATCCTAATTCGCGTAGAATATTAGTGTCAGCGTGGAATCCATGTGTAGTACCCACTGAAAAACTTTCTCCTCAAGAGAACGTAGAAATCGGTAATTCTGCCCTGCCACCATGTCATGCTATGTTTCAGTTTTATGTAGCTGATAATAAACTCTCTTGTATGCTTACCCAGCGTAGTGCAGATGCATTTTTAGGTGTACCCTTTAATATTGCTAGCTATTCACTACTTACACATATGGTAGCACAACAATGTGATTTAGATGTTGGTGAGTTTATATGGTCTGGTGGAGATTGCCATATCTATAATAACCATATAGATCAAGTTAATGAGCAACTTAATCGTACACCTTTAGAACTACCAGCCTTAAAAATTTTAAGAAGACCAGACTCCATTTTTGATTATAAATATGATGATTTCGAGTTTGTAAATTATAATTACCATCCTGCTATTAAAGCAAAAATATCTATATAA
- the serA gene encoding phosphoglycerate dehydrogenase, producing MSQLSLSKKKIPILLLEGIHSNAIESFKAAGYENVELLNTALEGQLLIEKLKDFKIVGLRSRTQLTKEVLENSKHLTAIGCFCIGTNQVDLKAAQQLGIPVFNAPFSNTRSVAELVLAEAILLIRNVIDKNAKAHRGEWLKSAENANEIRGKTLGIIGYGHIGMQLGILAESIGLNVIFYDVEEKLPLGNATQVSNLEGLLKQSDIVSLHVPQLSTTRNMISYEEFNLMKDNSVIINASRGNVIDIDALVKALKTKKLKGAAIDVFPKEPSSKDEIFDSPLRNFDNVFLTPHIGGSTIEAQENIANEVSAKLIKYSDNGSTLNAVNFPELSLPTHTNSHRILHIHQNIPGIINELNKILAEKNINVEGQYLRTLESIGYVVMDIRSTDTQAKDLVEEFKKVKATIRARYLK from the coding sequence ATGAGCCAACTTTCACTTAGTAAAAAGAAAATTCCTATATTATTATTAGAAGGAATACACAGTAATGCTATAGAATCTTTTAAAGCTGCTGGTTATGAGAACGTTGAACTTTTAAATACCGCTTTAGAAGGACAACTGTTAATAGAAAAATTAAAAGACTTTAAAATAGTTGGCTTACGCTCACGAACCCAATTAACTAAGGAAGTTTTAGAAAATTCTAAGCATCTTACAGCTATAGGCTGTTTTTGTATTGGAACTAATCAAGTAGATCTAAAAGCTGCTCAACAGTTAGGTATACCTGTTTTTAATGCTCCTTTTTCAAATACACGAAGTGTTGCTGAATTAGTTTTAGCTGAAGCTATCTTATTAATAAGAAATGTTATAGACAAAAATGCTAAAGCTCACCGTGGTGAGTGGTTAAAATCAGCAGAAAATGCAAATGAGATCAGAGGTAAAACACTAGGAATAATTGGATATGGGCATATCGGTATGCAACTTGGAATACTTGCTGAGAGTATTGGTCTAAATGTTATATTTTATGATGTTGAAGAAAAGCTTCCACTAGGTAATGCTACTCAAGTTTCTAATCTAGAAGGTTTACTCAAACAGTCTGATATAGTCTCTTTACATGTACCTCAATTATCTACTACTAGAAATATGATTTCGTATGAAGAATTTAATCTAATGAAAGATAACTCCGTGATTATAAATGCCTCACGTGGTAACGTTATAGATATCGATGCTTTAGTTAAAGCTTTAAAAACTAAAAAGCTTAAAGGAGCTGCTATAGATGTTTTCCCTAAAGAGCCTTCTTCTAAAGATGAGATTTTTGATAGTCCTTTAAGAAATTTTGATAACGTGTTTTTAACTCCACACATTGGTGGCAGCACTATAGAAGCTCAAGAAAACATAGCAAATGAAGTTAGTGCTAAACTTATTAAATATTCTGATAATGGCTCTACTTTAAATGCTGTAAATTTCCCAGAATTATCTCTACCAACTCATACTAACAGTCATAGAATTTTGCATATACATCAAAATATCCCTGGTATAATAAATGAGCTAAACAAAATTTTAGCTGAGAAAAATATAAACGTTGAAGGGCAATATCTTAGAACACTAGAAAGTATTGGTTATGTTGTAATGGACATCCGCTCAACTGATACTCAAGCAAAAGATCTTGTTGAAGAATTTAAAAAAGTAAAAGCAACCATTCGCGCACGTTATTTGAAATAG
- the tilS gene encoding tRNA lysidine(34) synthetase TilS: MAINKAKIVKEITSLKPSHIIIGYSGGVDSSVLLNISVPTNIPIIAIYINHGIHPQADNWQKHCQQTCKHYKAEFIAHTLDKAPKSESFEAWASKQRMIFFQKIMSNYPNPLLLLGHHLDDQAETFLLQAIRGAGLAGLSAMPRYKKLKYGAVLRPLLNYPKAEIEKFAIDNNITYIYDDSNQDNKYRRNLIRNQIIPILKSFNPSVNKTLSRSAGICAQSNNLLHKLLAEKLTEISDNKHINLDLLIKLDRDVQTNLLHLWFKNNTHLSLKSNQLDTIISTLNNQVTTGWQFDINYDYKLVVEYGLLKIKQNALKELSIDKQTIINWLEQHFAEKKDFSKVVIRDRKSSDKCKYPGRHKTNNLKVLFQELKIPANDRHKAKIILSDNKIIAVYPFFICDYRV, translated from the coding sequence ATTGCAATTAATAAGGCTAAAATTGTAAAGGAAATAACTTCTTTAAAGCCTTCTCACATCATTATAGGATATAGTGGTGGAGTTGACTCTAGTGTACTTTTAAATATATCTGTTCCAACCAATATACCTATAATAGCAATCTATATTAATCATGGTATCCATCCACAAGCTGATAATTGGCAAAAACATTGTCAACAGACATGCAAGCACTACAAAGCTGAATTTATAGCTCATACTCTTGATAAAGCTCCTAAGTCAGAAAGCTTTGAAGCATGGGCTAGTAAGCAAAGAATGATATTTTTTCAAAAGATAATGTCTAACTACCCTAACCCTCTACTACTATTAGGGCATCATCTAGACGACCAAGCAGAAACTTTTTTATTACAAGCTATTAGGGGTGCTGGGCTTGCTGGACTTTCAGCTATGCCGCGTTATAAAAAATTAAAATATGGAGCAGTTTTAAGACCCTTACTTAACTATCCTAAAGCTGAAATAGAGAAATTCGCTATAGATAATAATATCACCTATATATATGACGACAGTAATCAAGATAATAAATACCGTCGCAACCTAATACGTAACCAAATTATACCTATATTAAAAAGCTTTAATCCAAGTGTAAATAAAACTCTTTCTCGCAGTGCGGGTATTTGTGCTCAGAGCAATAACCTTTTGCATAAATTGCTTGCAGAAAAGTTAACAGAGATATCAGATAATAAACATATCAACTTAGACTTACTAATAAAACTTGATAGAGATGTTCAAACTAATTTATTGCATTTATGGTTTAAAAACAATACCCATTTAAGTCTAAAATCTAATCAACTTGATACTATTATTTCAACGCTTAATAATCAAGTAACTACTGGATGGCAATTTGACATAAATTACGATTACAAGCTAGTTGTAGAATATGGTTTATTAAAAATAAAACAAAACGCTCTAAAAGAGCTTTCTATAGACAAACAAACTATCATAAACTGGTTAGAACAACATTTTGCTGAGAAGAAAGATTTCTCTAAAGTAGTTATTAGAGACAGAAAAAGTTCGGATAAATGTAAATATCCAGGCAGACATAAAACTAATAATTTAAAAGTCCTTTTTCAAGAGCTTAAAATACCTGCCAATGATAGACATAAAGCAAAAATTATCCTATCAGATAATAAGATAATTGCTGTATACCCTTTTTTTATTTGTGATTATAGAGTCTAA
- the bioA gene encoding adenosylmethionine--8-amino-7-oxononanoate transaminase → MTYSTNIWHPCTQMKDFERNPPLEVIKTQGRYIYTKDNRKLFDATSSWWCKSLGHRHPSIISKLKAQLDKYEHTIFANTTNDEINTFSQKICKLTNMDKTLYASDGSCAVEIALKMTTHIRKFNNQSNKFKFLCLENSYHGETLATMSVSDCSLYSEPYKALLFESFILKDIPYVTGKNDPLWENAEPHWLESKKYLEQHKDNINALIVEPICQGAGGMLIYSKDYLNRLCKWCKENDIFIIFDEIMTGIGRLGKMFAFEYLDVQPDFLCLSKGLTSGNFPFSVVLTKDEYYQLFYSDDLTKAFLHSHTHSGNVLGAVCANAVLDIFEQEKVLENVLKLEELFLESFLEIQKEVPILKNIRNIGSVIAADLDVSKHRFGLDVYREAIKLGALLRPLGNTIYWLPPLNSTKEEIHQLKVITKDAILKALKN, encoded by the coding sequence ATGACTTATAGTACAAATATATGGCATCCATGCACCCAAATGAAAGATTTTGAAAGAAACCCACCTTTAGAAGTCATAAAAACACAAGGTAGATATATCTATACAAAAGATAATAGAAAACTTTTTGATGCTACCTCTAGTTGGTGGTGTAAATCATTAGGTCATAGGCATCCAAGTATAATTAGTAAATTAAAAGCTCAGCTAGATAAGTATGAGCATACCATATTTGCAAATACTACAAATGATGAAATAAATACTTTTAGTCAAAAAATATGTAAGCTAACTAATATGGATAAAACCCTGTATGCCAGTGATGGTTCTTGTGCAGTTGAAATAGCTTTAAAAATGACCACGCATATCAGGAAATTTAATAACCAAAGTAATAAGTTTAAGTTCTTATGCTTAGAAAATTCATACCATGGTGAAACATTAGCTACAATGAGCGTCAGTGATTGTAGTTTATATTCAGAACCTTATAAAGCATTATTATTTGAAAGCTTTATTTTAAAGGATATCCCTTATGTAACAGGAAAAAATGATCCATTATGGGAGAATGCGGAACCCCACTGGTTAGAATCAAAGAAGTATCTTGAGCAGCATAAAGATAACATAAACGCCTTAATAGTAGAACCAATATGTCAAGGTGCTGGAGGGATGTTAATATATAGCAAAGATTATCTCAACAGACTCTGTAAATGGTGCAAAGAAAATGATATTTTTATAATTTTTGATGAAATTATGACAGGAATAGGGCGTCTTGGTAAGATGTTTGCCTTTGAATATTTAGACGTCCAGCCTGATTTCTTATGTTTATCAAAAGGCTTAACTTCAGGCAATTTTCCATTTAGCGTTGTTTTGACAAAGGATGAATATTATCAACTGTTTTATAGCGATGATTTAACCAAAGCATTTTTGCATTCACATACCCATAGTGGTAATGTTTTAGGTGCTGTTTGTGCAAACGCAGTTTTAGATATTTTTGAACAAGAGAAGGTTTTAGAAAATGTATTAAAACTTGAAGAGTTATTTTTAGAATCATTTTTAGAAATACAGAAAGAGGTACCTATTTTAAAAAATATTAGAAATATTGGGTCAGTAATAGCAGCTGATTTAGATGTGAGCAAACATAGATTTGGCTTAGATGTTTATCGTGAAGCTATAAAACTCGGTGCTTTACTGAGGCCATTAGGAAATACTATATATTGGTTACCGCCTTTAAACTCTACAAAAGAGGAAATACATCAGCTAAAGGTAATAACAAAAGACGCTATATTAAAAGCTTTAAAAAATTAA
- the bioB gene encoding biotin synthase BioB gives MTLEQIQEIYNKPLTELIFLALETHKKHFTNDIELCSLKSIKTGACPEDCKYCPQSGHYNTNIEKHKLLDKDEILKEAQKAKSNGSKRFCMGAAWKSIPKKDLDKVAEIISEVKGLGLETCVTLGSISSDEANLLKEAGLDYYNHNLDTSKEFYPNIISTRKFEERIETIRNVANANINVCCGGILGMGESLDDRLNLLLELLNLPAVPKSIPINTLIPVKGTPLGDKYSQAQVDNLDLVRFIATTRILFPQARLRLSAGREHMSLETQTLCFLAGINSIFYGNKLLTENNASINSDKYLISKLGLHSNAVA, from the coding sequence ATGACGTTAGAACAAATACAAGAGATTTATAATAAACCGTTGACGGAACTAATTTTCCTTGCTTTAGAAACACATAAAAAGCATTTTACTAATGATATTGAGTTATGTTCTCTAAAGAGTATTAAAACTGGAGCTTGTCCAGAAGATTGTAAATATTGCCCACAAAGCGGACATTATAATACTAATATAGAAAAACATAAGCTTTTAGATAAAGATGAGATCTTAAAAGAAGCTCAAAAAGCAAAATCTAATGGTTCAAAAAGATTTTGTATGGGTGCTGCTTGGAAAAGTATACCTAAAAAAGACTTAGATAAAGTAGCTGAAATCATATCTGAAGTTAAAGGATTAGGTTTAGAAACATGTGTCACATTAGGAAGCATAAGTAGTGATGAAGCAAATTTATTAAAAGAAGCCGGGCTTGATTACTATAACCACAACTTAGATACGTCAAAAGAGTTTTATCCAAACATAATATCAACGCGTAAATTTGAAGAAAGAATAGAAACTATTAGAAATGTAGCTAATGCTAATATCAATGTTTGCTGTGGCGGCATTCTGGGTATGGGAGAGTCTTTAGATGATAGACTAAATCTACTATTAGAACTTTTAAATTTACCAGCAGTTCCTAAAAGTATACCTATTAATACATTAATACCTGTTAAAGGAACTCCTTTAGGTGATAAATATTCACAAGCTCAAGTTGATAATCTTGACTTGGTTAGATTTATAGCAACTACCCGAATCTTATTTCCACAAGCTAGATTAAGGCTTTCAGCAGGTAGGGAGCATATGTCTCTTGAAACTCAAACTCTTTGTTTCCTAGCTGGAATAAATTCTATATTTTATGGCAATAAGTTACTTACTGAAAATAATGCTTCCATAAACTCTGATAAATACCTAATATCAAAACTTGGCTTACACTCTAATGCTGTTGCTTAA
- a CDS encoding aminotransferase class I/II-fold pyridoxal phosphate-dependent enzyme, whose product MEHLEKKYLEYQQANLLRELKTYNNSNDIIDFTTSDYLNLSNSQNLEKAIIQGFKKYGFGSKGSAIVCGYNDSIKEFERRFSKFVGYPQAIFFNSGFMANLAIYSTLFTKQDIIFTDKNIHASIIDGIKLSEAKLKRYKHQSTEHLKTIYDHKSFVITEGVFSTTGSVTDLNKISKFIDNNKLIVDEAHSFGVIGNQGSGSINHHNLSHKECPIAVFPLGKAFGGVGAVVCTTDKIANYLIQFARHYIYTTALPALILEASITQLENLKNANIQREDLKNNIYFFNSLCQEKNLKLVSDDVSPIRSILIGDSSLAIKLKVDLDKNNIAVSCFRYPTVPKNQSLLRFSIHANNTFEEIQKALTILSKGIYQ is encoded by the coding sequence ATGGAACATTTAGAAAAAAAATATCTTGAATATCAGCAAGCTAATTTACTAAGGGAGCTAAAAACTTATAATAATAGTAACGATATTATAGACTTTACTACTAGTGATTATTTAAATTTATCTAACTCACAAAATCTCGAAAAAGCTATTATCCAAGGATTTAAAAAGTACGGTTTCGGAAGTAAAGGATCAGCTATAGTCTGTGGATATAACGATAGCATTAAAGAGTTTGAACGAAGATTTTCTAAATTTGTAGGCTACCCTCAAGCTATATTCTTTAATTCTGGTTTTATGGCTAATCTAGCTATTTATTCAACTCTATTTACTAAACAAGATATTATTTTTACAGACAAGAACATTCACGCTTCTATTATCGATGGTATTAAACTTTCAGAGGCAAAACTCAAAAGATATAAACACCAAAGCACAGAACATTTAAAAACCATCTACGACCATAAGAGTTTTGTAATCACAGAAGGAGTATTTAGTACTACTGGCAGTGTTACTGATTTAAATAAAATATCTAAGTTTATAGATAATAATAAACTTATTGTAGATGAAGCACATAGTTTTGGAGTTATTGGTAATCAAGGTTCTGGCTCTATTAACCATCATAATTTAAGTCATAAAGAATGTCCAATAGCCGTTTTTCCTCTAGGCAAAGCTTTTGGTGGAGTTGGTGCTGTTGTATGCACTACCGACAAAATAGCAAATTATCTAATACAATTTGCTAGACATTATATCTATACTACCGCATTACCTGCTTTAATTTTAGAAGCATCGATAACTCAATTAGAAAACCTAAAAAATGCAAATATTCAAAGAGAGGATTTAAAAAATAACATTTATTTTTTTAATAGCTTGTGTCAAGAAAAAAACTTAAAACTAGTATCTGATGACGTCTCTCCTATTAGAAGCATTTTAATAGGAGATTCTAGCTTAGCTATAAAACTAAAAGTTGATTTAGACAAAAATAATATAGCTGTATCATGCTTTAGATATCCAACGGTACCAAAAAACCAATCATTACTTAGGTTCTCAATACATGCAAATAATACATTTGAAGAGATACAAAAAGCTCTAACTATTTTATCTAAAGGTATCTATCAATGA
- a CDS encoding biotin synthase, which translates to MNKYNKIKQNFFYANEYSNNATVQNLVRKQLLNISLEFVNTPVNNLLCLGVRNTSELLELNNTFQPNTLDIVDLALPNLSNSQIYNVKNISFFELNFDQDLHLLTKSYDLIFSNMSFQWSNNLNNLISNLKRKLNSKSLLAFSTLLSGNFYEITNTLRTNKMLPKNTILKTIKDNKLTCLYNRSYYLTLRFDNFKQLTAHLRNTGVNTYTGSLNKVSFSTIKNLYKQSNDCKLTYHIGLFICHKE; encoded by the coding sequence ATGAATAAATACAATAAGATTAAGCAAAATTTCTTTTATGCTAATGAATACTCGAATAATGCAACTGTACAAAATCTAGTAAGAAAACAGCTTCTAAATATAAGTTTAGAATTTGTAAATACACCTGTAAATAATCTCTTATGTCTTGGTGTGAGAAATACTTCAGAACTCTTAGAACTAAATAATACGTTTCAACCAAATACACTTGATATTGTTGATTTAGCTTTGCCAAATTTATCTAATTCACAAATATATAATGTTAAAAATATAAGCTTTTTTGAACTAAATTTTGATCAAGATTTACATTTATTAACTAAAAGCTATGATCTTATTTTTTCTAATATGTCTTTCCAATGGAGTAATAACCTAAATAATTTAATATCTAATTTAAAAAGAAAGCTAAATAGTAAATCTTTGCTAGCTTTTAGCACTTTACTTTCGGGTAATTTTTATGAAATTACAAACACCTTAAGAACAAACAAAATGCTTCCAAAAAATACTATTCTTAAAACAATTAAAGATAATAAATTAACATGCTTATATAACAGATCATACTATTTAACTCTTAGATTTGATAATTTTAAACAATTAACTGCACACCTTAGAAATACAGGAGTAAATACATATACAGGCTCATTAAATAAGGTAAGTTTTAGTACCATAAAAAATCTCTACAAACAATCTAATGACTGTAAATTAACTTATCATATTGGTTTATTTATATGCCATAAGGAGTAA
- the bioD gene encoding dethiobiotin synthase has translation MKKFFIIGIDTEVGKTYTTTNLIKAYESQGINSLCLKPVASGKSETSDLAEDVESILNAYNYKFTAEQINLISFDQAIAPHIAAMNLNKNINLMELYQFITDKYKHNYDILLIEGAGGLLTPYSNNLTQLDLIKSLQIPVLLVSSIKVGCINHTLLTINELQRHNIKLKGWVANCNSEKTFYIDEQIQTIEQLSGQECLAKIAKNSNYQDFIELSKILISPDEKV, from the coding sequence ATGAAAAAATTTTTTATAATAGGGATAGATACAGAAGTAGGTAAAACATATACTACCACAAATCTAATAAAAGCTTACGAATCACAGGGTATAAACTCACTCTGTTTAAAACCTGTAGCTTCAGGGAAAAGTGAAACTTCTGATTTAGCAGAGGATGTTGAAAGTATCCTAAACGCTTATAATTATAAATTCACTGCTGAGCAAATAAACTTAATTTCATTTGATCAGGCTATAGCACCACATATAGCTGCCATGAATTTAAACAAAAATATTAATCTAATGGAACTCTATCAGTTTATTACAGATAAATATAAACACAACTATGATATTTTACTTATAGAAGGTGCTGGAGGATTACTTACACCTTATTCTAATAATCTTACACAACTAGATCTAATAAAATCTTTACAAATACCAGTTTTATTAGTTTCTAGTATAAAAGTTGGCTGTATAAACCATACATTACTGACGATTAACGAGTTACAACGCCATAATATTAAATTAAAAGGTTGGGTAGCTAATTGTAATAGTGAAAAAACTTTCTATATTGATGAACAAATACAAACAATAGAACAGCTATCTGGCCAAGAATGTTTAGCAAAAATAGCTAAAAATAGCAATTATCAAGATTTTATCGAATTATCTAAAATACTAATCTCTCCAGATGAAAAAGTATAA
- a CDS encoding biotin--[acetyl-CoA-carboxylase] ligase, protein MNKTQQQIFNFLSDKKYVSGEEIGNKLGITRAAVSKNIKKLKDKYKINIFSNPKIGYLLEEKLDLIDVNKIEKVFDKVIYFYSIDSTSKYAIENQGNFSKNTIFIAEHQSNGFGRFNRSWSSPFGKNIYCTLLEFVELDVSKLTGLSLVISISIAKTLARFGLETKLKWPNDIFINNKKVSGIIINIFAEINNKAKLFIGFGLNVNMQKNEDIANQWTSLKLESKKHIDRTELLITLITEIRKDLDTFVKQGFTYFKVDYEKMNYLKDKTFLLKIGDKLFSNCSYKDLSDIGEIHIESNGNTYTFSSGEISILDNSIKS, encoded by the coding sequence ATGAACAAAACTCAACAGCAAATCTTTAATTTCTTAAGTGACAAAAAATATGTAAGTGGGGAAGAGATAGGAAATAAGCTTGGAATTACAAGAGCAGCTGTATCTAAGAATATAAAAAAATTAAAAGACAAATATAAAATAAATATTTTTTCTAATCCCAAAATAGGCTATTTATTAGAAGAAAAATTAGATTTAATTGATGTAAATAAAATAGAAAAAGTTTTTGATAAAGTTATATATTTTTATTCGATAGATTCAACATCTAAATATGCTATAGAAAACCAAGGTAATTTTAGCAAAAATACTATCTTTATAGCAGAGCATCAGAGTAATGGTTTTGGTAGGTTTAATAGAAGTTGGAGTTCTCCTTTTGGTAAAAACATATATTGCACTTTGCTTGAGTTTGTTGAATTAGACGTGTCAAAATTGACAGGTCTATCTTTAGTTATATCGATAAGCATTGCTAAAACGTTAGCCAGATTTGGGCTAGAAACTAAATTAAAGTGGCCTAATGATATTTTTATTAACAATAAAAAAGTTAGTGGAATTATTATAAATATTTTTGCTGAAATTAATAACAAAGCAAAACTATTTATTGGTTTTGGCTTAAATGTAAACATGCAGAAAAATGAAGATATAGCAAACCAATGGACTTCTTTAAAGTTAGAATCAAAGAAACATATTGATAGAACAGAACTGCTAATTACACTTATTACAGAAATTCGTAAAGATCTAGACACCTTTGTTAAACAGGGATTCACTTATTTTAAAGTAGATTATGAAAAGATGAATTACTTAAAAGATAAAACTTTTTTACTGAAAATAGGAGATAAGCTTTTTTCAAATTGTAGCTATAAAGATTTATCTGATATTGGTGAAATACATATTGAATCTAATGGTAATACTTATACTTTTTCATCTGGAGAGATTAGTATTTTAGATAATTCGATAAAATCTTGA